In the Telopea speciosissima isolate NSW1024214 ecotype Mountain lineage chromosome 2, Tspe_v1, whole genome shotgun sequence genome, one interval contains:
- the LOC122652596 gene encoding probable clathrin assembly protein At4g32285, whose amino-acid sequence MAPSTIRKAIGAVKDQTSIGLAKVASNTAPELEVAIVKATSHDDDPADEKYMREILNLTSNSRGYVNACVAMVSRRLGKTRDWIVALKALMVVHRLLADGDPVFQQEVLYATRRGTRLLNMSDFRDEAHSNSWDHSAFVRTYALYLDQRLECIMYEQKQRGSGSGSGSGSRSGDDRVGQREDRFRSPPSRYDYDYGEFRDEPGYGGMRRSRSYGDVNESRREEKKPPTPLRDMKPERVLGKTSQLQRLLDRFLACRPTGTAKNSRMVLIALYPIVKESFQLYAEICEILAVLLDKFFDMEYPDCVKSFEAYASAAKQIDELVAFYGWCKDTGVARSSEYPVVQKITDKLLETLEEFMRDRARRPKSPERVREEILPPPQEEEPAPSMNEIKALPPPENYSPPPLEPEFEPQPPPPPAPVAQDLVDLRDDGVSAEDQGNRLALALFSGPANGNANGSWEAFPSNGHAGQHEVTSAWQTPAAEPGKADWELALVETASNLSKQKATLGGGLDPLLLNGMYDQGAVRQHTSNAQLTGGSASSVALPGPGKSATPVLALPAPDGTVQTVGTQDPFAASLNFPAPSYVQMVDMEKKQQLLVQEQQLWQQYARDGMQGQVSLAKIGGAGYPVGPPPMMPYGMPPAVNGMGAGGYYYTPY is encoded by the coding sequence ATGGCACCGAGCACGATCAGGAAGGCGATCGGAGCCGTTAAGGACCAAACGAGTATCGGATTAGCGAAGGTTGCTAGTAATACGGCTCCGGAGTTGGAGGTCGCTATCGTGAAGGCCACGAGCCACGATGACGATCCGGCCGACGAGAAGTATATGAGGGAGATCTTGAACCTTACTTCCAATTCGAGAGGTTATGTAAACGCCTGTGTGGCTATGGTGTCTAGGCGGCTCGGCAAGACTCGTGATTGGATCGTGGCGCTCAAGGCACTGATGGTCGTGCATCGGCTATTGGCCGATGGAGATCCCGTGTTTCAGCAGGAAGTCCTTTACGCCACCCGGCGAGGGACTCGCCTTCTCAACATGTCTGATTTTCGCGATGAGGCTCATTCTAATTCATGGGATCATTCTGCTTTTGTTCGGACTTACGCCCTGTATCTCGATCAGCGTCTCGAGTGTATAATGTACGAGCAAAAACAGAGAGGTAgcggtagtggtagtggtagtggtagccGTAGCGGAGATGATCGGGTTGGACAGCGAGAGGATCGATTTAGATCGCCACCGTCGCGCTATGATTATGATTATGGAGAGTTCAGAGATGAACCGGGATATGGTGGGATGCGTCGGTCGAGGTCTTACGGTGATGTAAACGAATCGAGACGGGAGGAAAAGAAGCCGCCTACTCCACTCAGGGACATGAAGCCCGAGAGGGTTTTGGGTAAGACGAGTCAGCTGCAACGACTTCTCGATCGGTTCTTGGCTTGTCGCCCCACGGGAACGGCTAAGAACAGTAGAATGGTGCTTATTGCGCTGTACCCCATCGTTAAGGAGAGTTTCCAGCTCTACGCAGAGATCTGTGAGATATTGGCGGTATTGCTTGATAAGTTCTTTGACATGGAATACCCTGATTGTGTGAAATCTTTTGAGGCCTACGCCAGCGCCGCGAAGCAGATAGATGAGCTTGTAGCTTTCTACGGTTGGTGTAAGGACACTGGGGTTGCAAGGTCGTCGGAGTACCCAGTGGTGCAGAAGATTACCGACAAGCTCCTAGAGACACTGGAGGAGTTTATGAGGGACAGAGCAAGGAGGCCCAAGAGCCCGGAGAGAGTTCGTGAGGAGATCCTGCCACCTCCTCAAGAAGAGGAACCCGCTCCCAGTATGAATGAAATAAAAGCACTCCCTCCACCAGAGAATTACAGTCCTCCACCGCTTGAGCCCGAGTTTGAACCAcaaccacctccaccaccggCACCTGTCGCACAGGACTTGGTAGATCTAAGGGATGATGGCGTATCTGCTGAAGATCAGGGAAACAGGTTGGCCCTGGCTTTGTTTTCTGGACCGGCTAATGGCAATGCAAATGGGTCTTGGGAAGCATTCCCGTCAAATGGACATGCAGGACAGCATGAAGTAACCTCAGCCTGGCAGACACCGGCGGCTGAACCTGGAAAGGCGGATTGGGAATTGGCTTTGGTGGAGACTGCAAGCAACCTATCAAAGCAGAAAGCCACATTGGGTGGTGGGTTGGATCCATTGTTACTGAACGGCATGTACGACCAAGGTGCAGTGAGGCAGCACACGAGCAATGCTCAATTGACCGGAGGAAGTGCGAGCAGTGTGGCATTGCCTGGGCCTGGGAAGAGTGCTACACCGGTACTGGCCCTTCCAGCTCCAGACGGCACAGTCCAGACAGTGGGTACTCAGGACCCATTCGCCGCATCCCTGAACTTCCCAGCGCCATCATATGTGCAGATGGTAGATATGGAGAAGAAACAGCAATTGCTTGTACAGGAGCAGCAGCTTTGGCAGCAATACGCTAGGGATGGGATGCAAGGTCAAGTAAGTTTGGCCAAGATCGGTGGCGCTGGTTACCCCGTAGGTCCACCACCAATGATGCCATATGGAATGCCACCGGCGGTCAATGGCATGGGAGCCGGCGGGTACTACTATACACCCTACTGA